The following proteins come from a genomic window of Gadus morhua chromosome 11, gadMor3.0, whole genome shotgun sequence:
- the LOC115554397 gene encoding E3 ubiquitin-protein ligase KCMF1, with the protein MSRHEGVSCDACLKGNFRGRRYKCLICYDYDLCASCYESGATTTRHTTEHPMQCILTRVDFDLYYGGEAFSVEQPQAFTCPYCGRMGYTEISLQEHVAAEHTETSTEVICPICAALPGGDPNHVTDDFAAHLTLEHRAPRDLDESSGVRHVRRMFHPGRGLGGPRGRRSNMHFTSTTTGGLSSNQSSTQSSNYSREAMDPIAELLSQLSGVRRSAGGQLSSGPSASQLQQLQMQLQLERQQAQAARQQLETARNATRGSGRTNAILNTNSAANPGNSANHNPNPSPNPGPPETSVLPSAHSSQFLLSRLSEPRLSEAERQACEAQWADRSLFVTELLLSTLLADQDASATSSEDEEEDDGGRHHRHQHHAGPLRNFSDFQAMGCVEVMTLDVALENLNLKETHPAATKTSKSTTKTTASKKEPPAPPL; encoded by the exons ATGTCCCGTCATGAAG GAGTGAGCTGTGATGCGTGTTTAAAAGGCAACTTTAGAGGACGGcgatacaaatgtttaatttgctATGACTACGACCTGTGTGCATCATGCTATGAGAGTGGAGCCACGACAACCAGACACACTACGGAGCATCCCATGCAGTGTATTTTGACCCGGGTTGACTTTG ATTTGTACTACGGCGGTGAGGCCTTCTCCGTAGAGCAGCCGCAGGCCTTCACGTGTCCCTACTGTGGCAGGATGGGCTACACGGAGATCTCGCTTCAGGAGCACGTGGCCGCCGAACACACAGAAACGTCCACAGAAGTG ATCTGTCCAATATGTGCAGCTCTGCCGGGCGGGGACCCGAATCACGTGACAGACGACTTTGCAGCTCATCTCACACTGGAACACAGAGCACCAAGGGACCTG GACGAGTCGAGTGGGGTGCGCCACGTGAGGAGGATGTTCCACCCGGGTCGCGGTCTGGGCGGGCCCCGGGGACGGCGCTCCAACATGCActtcaccagcaccaccaccgggGGGCTCTCCAGCAACCAGAGCTCCACGCAGAGCTCCAACTACAGCAGAGAGGCCATGGACCCCATAGCAG agctCCTGTCCCAGCTCTCGGGGGTGCGTCGCTCGGCGGGCGGCCAGCTGAGCTCCGGCCCCTCGGCCTcccagctgcagcagctccagATGCAGCTGCAGCTGGAGCGGCAGCAGGCGCAGGCCGCGCGCCAGCAGCTGGAGACGGCCCGCAACGCCACGCGGGGCAGCGGGCGCACCAACGCCATCCTCAACACCAACTCGGCCGCCAACCCCGGCAACAGCGCCAACCACAACCCCAACCCCAGCCCCAACCCGGGACCCCCTGAGACCAGCGTGCTGCCCAGTGCTCACAGCTCCCAGTTCCTACTCAGCAG GCTGAGCGAACCGCGGCTCTCGGAGGCGGAGCGGCAGGCGTGCGAGGCGCAGTGGGCAGACCGCAGCCTGTTTGTGACGGAGCTGCTGCTGTCCACGCTGCTGGCCGACCAGGACGCCTCGGCCACGTCctcggaggacgaggaggaggacgacggcgggcgccaccaccgccaccagcacCACGCCGGGCCCTTGCGGAACTTCAGCGACTTCCAGGCCATGGGCTGCGTGGAGGTCATGACCCTGGACGTGGCGCTGGAGAACCTCAACCTGAAGGAGACGCATCCTGCCGCCACCAAGACGTCGAAAAGCACGACGAAGACCACGGCGTCCAAGAAAGAGCCCCCCGCCCCACCGCTTTGA
- the slc20a2 gene encoding sodium-dependent phosphate transporter 2 isoform X3 → MDMEPYLWMVILGFIIAFILAFSVGANDVANSFGTAVGSGVVTLKQACILASIFETLGSMLLGAKVGETIRKGIIDVNLYNETVPVLMAGEVSAMVGSAAWQLIASFLKLPISGTHCIVGSTIGFSMVAIGAKGVQWMQLVYIVSSWFISPLLSGLMSGLLFLLIRHFILSKVDSVPNGLRALPLFYATTIGINTFSIMYTGAPLLGLELLPVWAIFLITLAGSVVCAGVVWFFVCPWMRRKIAGRLKKEQALSRISDESLDKIPEEEEESPVFKELPGAMGTDEAVVPLTAGSERGTRDSSGELNSLANGGTVLPNGRVYGRTHSMTNGCLKSPISNGAFSFDSGHMRSDGQVYHTVHKDSGLYKDLLHKIHLGRLDDGGDRSGAAPVADNNYRLLRRNNSYTCYTAAICGMPVQPTPRSESREDNEKLVGEGGSNGGGGSGRSNSVSYSKKRVRYDSYSSYCNAVAEAEIEAEEGGVEMKLATELEGGPEEDGAPGAVPLDDLAEEEPDEKDKPEVYLLFHFLQILTACFGSFAHGGNDVSNAIGPLVALWMIYDQGGVMQDAATPIWLLFYGGIGICAGLWVWGRRVIQTMGKDLTPITPSSGFTIELASALTVVLASNIGIPVSTTHCKRILH, encoded by the exons ATGGATATGGAACCGTACCTGTGGATGGTCATCCTCGGCTTCATCATAGCCTTCATCCTGGCGTTCTCCGTGGGCGCCAACGACGTGGCCAACTCGTTCGGCACGGCGGTGGGCTCCGGCGTGGTGACGCTGAAGCAGGCCTGCATCCTGGCGTCCATCTTCGAGACGCTGGGCTCCATGCTGCTGGGGGCCAAGGTGGGCGAGACCATACGGAAGGGCATCATCGACGTGAACCTGTACAACGAGACGGTGCCTGTGCTGATGGCCGGGGAGGTCAGCGCCATGGTCG GCTCGGCCGCCTGGCAGCTCATCGCCTCCTTCCTCAAGCTGCCCATCTCGGGGACTCACTGCATTGTCGGCTCCACCATCGGCTTCTCCATGGTCGCCATAGGAGCCAAGGGCGTACAGTGGATGCAGCTAGTTTACATTg TGTCCTCTTGGttcatctctcccctcctctctgggcTGATGTCCGGACTCCTCTTCCTTCTCATCCGGCACTTCATTCTGAGCAAG GTTGACTCCGTCCCCAATGGCCTACGGGCGCTGCCTCTATTTTACGCCACTACGATCGGGATCAACACCTTCTCCATCATGTACACCGGAGCTCCCC TGCTAGGGCTGGAGTTGTTACCGGTCTGGGCCATATTTCTCATCACTCTGGCCGGCTCGGTGGTCTGTGCTGGGGTGGTGTGGTTCTTTGTCTGTCCCTGGATGAGGAGAAAGATAGCAG GCCGTCTGAAGAAGGAGCAGGCCCTCTCCCGGATCTCGGACGAGAGTCTGGATAAGAtcccggaggaggaagaggagagcccCGTGTTCAAGGAGCTGCCAGGGGCGATGGGCACGGACGAGGCCGTGGTGCCGCTCACTGCGGGCAGCGAGAGAGGCACCCGCGACTCCTCCGGGGAACTGAACAGCCTGGCCAACGGGGGCACCGTGCTGCCCAACGGCAGGGTGTACG GGCGGACCCACTCCATGACCAACGGCTGCCTCAAGTCGCCCATCTCCAACGGCGCCTTCAGCTTCGACAGCGGCCACATGCGCAGCGACGGCCAGGTGTACCACACGGTGCACAAGGACTCGGGCCTGTACAAGGACCTGCTGCACAAGATCCACCTGGGCCGCCTGGACGACGGCGGCGACCGCTCGGGCGCCGCGCCCGTTGCCGACAACAACTACCGCCTGCTGCGCCGCAACAACAGCTACACCTGCTACACGGCGGCCATCTGCGGCATGCCCGTGCAGCCCACGCCGCGCTCCGAGTCCCGCGAGGACAACGAGAAGCTGGTGGGCGAGGGCGGCagcaacggcggcggcggcagcggccgcAGCAACAGCGTCTCGTACTCCAAGAAGCGCGTGCGCTACGACAGCTACTCGTCGTACTGCAACGCGGTGGCGGAGGCGGAGATCGAGGCGGAGGAGGGCGGCGTGGAGATGAAGCTGGCCACGGAGCTGGAGGGCGGCCCGGAGGAGGACGGCGCCCCCGGGGCCGTGCCCCTGGACGAcctggcggaggaggagcccgACGAGAAGGACAAGCCCGAGGTGTACCTGCTCTTCCACTTCCTGCAGATCCTCACCGCCTGCTTCGGTTCCTTCGCGCACGGCGGCAACGACGTCAG TAACGCCATCGGCCCACTGGTGGCGCTGTGGATGATCTACGACCAGGGTGGCGTGATGCAGGACGCCGCGACCCCCATATGGCTGCTCTTCTACGGGGGCATTGGCATCTGTGCTGGCCTGTGGGTGTGGGGGCGTCGCGTGATCCAGACCATGGGGAAGGACCTAACCCCCATCACTCCCTCGAG CGGGTTTACTATTGAGCTGGCTTCTGCGCTCACTGTCGTGTTGGCTTCCAATATCGGAATCCCTGTCAGTACGACGCACTGCAAG CGGATTTTGCATTGA
- the slc20a2 gene encoding sodium-dependent phosphate transporter 2 isoform X1 has translation MDMEPYLWMVILGFIIAFILAFSVGANDVANSFGTAVGSGVVTLKQACILASIFETLGSMLLGAKVGETIRKGIIDVNLYNETVPVLMAGEVSAMVGSAAWQLIASFLKLPISGTHCIVGSTIGFSMVAIGAKGVQWMQLVYIVSSWFISPLLSGLMSGLLFLLIRHFILSKVDSVPNGLRALPLFYATTIGINTFSIMYTGAPLLGLELLPVWAIFLITLAGSVVCAGVVWFFVCPWMRRKIAGRLKKEQALSRISDESLDKIPEEEEESPVFKELPGAMGTDEAVVPLTAGSERGTRDSSGELNSLANGGTVLPNGRVYGRTHSMTNGCLKSPISNGAFSFDSGHMRSDGQVYHTVHKDSGLYKDLLHKIHLGRLDDGGDRSGAAPVADNNYRLLRRNNSYTCYTAAICGMPVQPTPRSESREDNEKLVGEGGSNGGGGSGRSNSVSYSKKRVRYDSYSSYCNAVAEAEIEAEEGGVEMKLATELEGGPEEDGAPGAVPLDDLAEEEPDEKDKPEVYLLFHFLQILTACFGSFAHGGNDVSNAIGPLVALWMIYDQGGVMQDAATPIWLLFYGGIGICAGLWVWGRRVIQTMGKDLTPITPSSGFTIELASALTVVLASNIGIPVSTTHCKVGSVVAVGWIRSKKAVDWRLFRNIFLAWFVTVPVAGLFSAAVMALFVYGILPYV, from the exons ATGGATATGGAACCGTACCTGTGGATGGTCATCCTCGGCTTCATCATAGCCTTCATCCTGGCGTTCTCCGTGGGCGCCAACGACGTGGCCAACTCGTTCGGCACGGCGGTGGGCTCCGGCGTGGTGACGCTGAAGCAGGCCTGCATCCTGGCGTCCATCTTCGAGACGCTGGGCTCCATGCTGCTGGGGGCCAAGGTGGGCGAGACCATACGGAAGGGCATCATCGACGTGAACCTGTACAACGAGACGGTGCCTGTGCTGATGGCCGGGGAGGTCAGCGCCATGGTCG GCTCGGCCGCCTGGCAGCTCATCGCCTCCTTCCTCAAGCTGCCCATCTCGGGGACTCACTGCATTGTCGGCTCCACCATCGGCTTCTCCATGGTCGCCATAGGAGCCAAGGGCGTACAGTGGATGCAGCTAGTTTACATTg TGTCCTCTTGGttcatctctcccctcctctctgggcTGATGTCCGGACTCCTCTTCCTTCTCATCCGGCACTTCATTCTGAGCAAG GTTGACTCCGTCCCCAATGGCCTACGGGCGCTGCCTCTATTTTACGCCACTACGATCGGGATCAACACCTTCTCCATCATGTACACCGGAGCTCCCC TGCTAGGGCTGGAGTTGTTACCGGTCTGGGCCATATTTCTCATCACTCTGGCCGGCTCGGTGGTCTGTGCTGGGGTGGTGTGGTTCTTTGTCTGTCCCTGGATGAGGAGAAAGATAGCAG GCCGTCTGAAGAAGGAGCAGGCCCTCTCCCGGATCTCGGACGAGAGTCTGGATAAGAtcccggaggaggaagaggagagcccCGTGTTCAAGGAGCTGCCAGGGGCGATGGGCACGGACGAGGCCGTGGTGCCGCTCACTGCGGGCAGCGAGAGAGGCACCCGCGACTCCTCCGGGGAACTGAACAGCCTGGCCAACGGGGGCACCGTGCTGCCCAACGGCAGGGTGTACG GGCGGACCCACTCCATGACCAACGGCTGCCTCAAGTCGCCCATCTCCAACGGCGCCTTCAGCTTCGACAGCGGCCACATGCGCAGCGACGGCCAGGTGTACCACACGGTGCACAAGGACTCGGGCCTGTACAAGGACCTGCTGCACAAGATCCACCTGGGCCGCCTGGACGACGGCGGCGACCGCTCGGGCGCCGCGCCCGTTGCCGACAACAACTACCGCCTGCTGCGCCGCAACAACAGCTACACCTGCTACACGGCGGCCATCTGCGGCATGCCCGTGCAGCCCACGCCGCGCTCCGAGTCCCGCGAGGACAACGAGAAGCTGGTGGGCGAGGGCGGCagcaacggcggcggcggcagcggccgcAGCAACAGCGTCTCGTACTCCAAGAAGCGCGTGCGCTACGACAGCTACTCGTCGTACTGCAACGCGGTGGCGGAGGCGGAGATCGAGGCGGAGGAGGGCGGCGTGGAGATGAAGCTGGCCACGGAGCTGGAGGGCGGCCCGGAGGAGGACGGCGCCCCCGGGGCCGTGCCCCTGGACGAcctggcggaggaggagcccgACGAGAAGGACAAGCCCGAGGTGTACCTGCTCTTCCACTTCCTGCAGATCCTCACCGCCTGCTTCGGTTCCTTCGCGCACGGCGGCAACGACGTCAG TAACGCCATCGGCCCACTGGTGGCGCTGTGGATGATCTACGACCAGGGTGGCGTGATGCAGGACGCCGCGACCCCCATATGGCTGCTCTTCTACGGGGGCATTGGCATCTGTGCTGGCCTGTGGGTGTGGGGGCGTCGCGTGATCCAGACCATGGGGAAGGACCTAACCCCCATCACTCCCTCGAG CGGGTTTACTATTGAGCTGGCTTCTGCGCTCACTGTCGTGTTGGCTTCCAATATCGGAATCCCTGTCAGTACGACGCACTGCAAG gtgggctcCGTCGTGGCGGTTGGCTGGATCCGCTCAAAGAAGGCGGTGGACTGGCGGCTGTTCAGGAACATCTTCCTGGCCTGGTTCGTCACGGTGCCCGTGGCGGGCCTGTTCAGCGCCGCCGTCATGGCGCTCTTCGTCTACGGCATCCTGCCCTACgtctga
- the slc20a2 gene encoding sodium-dependent phosphate transporter 2 isoform X4, which translates to MDMEPYLWMVILGFIIAFILAFSVGANDVANSFGTAVGSGVVTLKQACILASIFETLGSMLLGAKVGETIRKGIIDVNLYNETVPVLMAGEVSAMVGSAAWQLIASFLKLPISGTHCIVGSTIGFSMVAIGAKGVQWMQLVYIVSSWFISPLLSGLMSGLLFLLIRHFILSKVDSVPNGLRALPLFYATTIGINTFSIMYTGAPLLGLELLPVWAIFLITLAGSVVCAGVVWFFVCPWMRRKIAGRLKKEQALSRISDESLDKIPEEEEESPVFKELPGAMGTDEAVVPLTAGSERGTRDSSGELNSLANGGTVLPNGRVYGRTHSMTNGCLKSPISNGAFSFDSGHMRSDGQVYHTVHKDSGLYKDLLHKIHLGRLDDGGDRSGAAPVADNNYRLLRRNNSYTCYTAAICGMPVQPTPRSESREDNEKLVGEGGSNGGGGSGRSNSVSYSKKRVRYDSYSSYCNAVAEAEIEAEEGGVEMKLATELEGGPEEDGAPGAVPLDDLAEEEPDEKDKPEVYLLFHFLQILTACFGSFAHGGNDVSNAIGPLVALWMIYDQGGVMQDAATPIWLLFYGGIGICAGLWVWGRRVIQTMGKDLTPITPSSGFTIELASALTVVLASNIGIPVSTTHCKV; encoded by the exons ATGGATATGGAACCGTACCTGTGGATGGTCATCCTCGGCTTCATCATAGCCTTCATCCTGGCGTTCTCCGTGGGCGCCAACGACGTGGCCAACTCGTTCGGCACGGCGGTGGGCTCCGGCGTGGTGACGCTGAAGCAGGCCTGCATCCTGGCGTCCATCTTCGAGACGCTGGGCTCCATGCTGCTGGGGGCCAAGGTGGGCGAGACCATACGGAAGGGCATCATCGACGTGAACCTGTACAACGAGACGGTGCCTGTGCTGATGGCCGGGGAGGTCAGCGCCATGGTCG GCTCGGCCGCCTGGCAGCTCATCGCCTCCTTCCTCAAGCTGCCCATCTCGGGGACTCACTGCATTGTCGGCTCCACCATCGGCTTCTCCATGGTCGCCATAGGAGCCAAGGGCGTACAGTGGATGCAGCTAGTTTACATTg TGTCCTCTTGGttcatctctcccctcctctctgggcTGATGTCCGGACTCCTCTTCCTTCTCATCCGGCACTTCATTCTGAGCAAG GTTGACTCCGTCCCCAATGGCCTACGGGCGCTGCCTCTATTTTACGCCACTACGATCGGGATCAACACCTTCTCCATCATGTACACCGGAGCTCCCC TGCTAGGGCTGGAGTTGTTACCGGTCTGGGCCATATTTCTCATCACTCTGGCCGGCTCGGTGGTCTGTGCTGGGGTGGTGTGGTTCTTTGTCTGTCCCTGGATGAGGAGAAAGATAGCAG GCCGTCTGAAGAAGGAGCAGGCCCTCTCCCGGATCTCGGACGAGAGTCTGGATAAGAtcccggaggaggaagaggagagcccCGTGTTCAAGGAGCTGCCAGGGGCGATGGGCACGGACGAGGCCGTGGTGCCGCTCACTGCGGGCAGCGAGAGAGGCACCCGCGACTCCTCCGGGGAACTGAACAGCCTGGCCAACGGGGGCACCGTGCTGCCCAACGGCAGGGTGTACG GGCGGACCCACTCCATGACCAACGGCTGCCTCAAGTCGCCCATCTCCAACGGCGCCTTCAGCTTCGACAGCGGCCACATGCGCAGCGACGGCCAGGTGTACCACACGGTGCACAAGGACTCGGGCCTGTACAAGGACCTGCTGCACAAGATCCACCTGGGCCGCCTGGACGACGGCGGCGACCGCTCGGGCGCCGCGCCCGTTGCCGACAACAACTACCGCCTGCTGCGCCGCAACAACAGCTACACCTGCTACACGGCGGCCATCTGCGGCATGCCCGTGCAGCCCACGCCGCGCTCCGAGTCCCGCGAGGACAACGAGAAGCTGGTGGGCGAGGGCGGCagcaacggcggcggcggcagcggccgcAGCAACAGCGTCTCGTACTCCAAGAAGCGCGTGCGCTACGACAGCTACTCGTCGTACTGCAACGCGGTGGCGGAGGCGGAGATCGAGGCGGAGGAGGGCGGCGTGGAGATGAAGCTGGCCACGGAGCTGGAGGGCGGCCCGGAGGAGGACGGCGCCCCCGGGGCCGTGCCCCTGGACGAcctggcggaggaggagcccgACGAGAAGGACAAGCCCGAGGTGTACCTGCTCTTCCACTTCCTGCAGATCCTCACCGCCTGCTTCGGTTCCTTCGCGCACGGCGGCAACGACGTCAG TAACGCCATCGGCCCACTGGTGGCGCTGTGGATGATCTACGACCAGGGTGGCGTGATGCAGGACGCCGCGACCCCCATATGGCTGCTCTTCTACGGGGGCATTGGCATCTGTGCTGGCCTGTGGGTGTGGGGGCGTCGCGTGATCCAGACCATGGGGAAGGACCTAACCCCCATCACTCCCTCGAG CGGGTTTACTATTGAGCTGGCTTCTGCGCTCACTGTCGTGTTGGCTTCCAATATCGGAATCCCTGTCAGTACGACGCACTGCAAGGTATGA
- the slc20a2 gene encoding sodium-dependent phosphate transporter 2 isoform X2, which yields MDMEPYLWMVILGFIIAFILAFSVGANDVANSFGTAVGSGVVTLKQACILASIFETLGSMLLGAKVGETIRKGIIDVNLYNETVPVLMAGEVSAMVGSAAWQLIASFLKLPISGTHCIVGSTIGFSMVAIGAKGVQWMQLVYIVSSWFISPLLSGLMSGLLFLLIRHFILSKVDSVPNGLRALPLFYATTIGINTFSIMYTGAPLLGLELLPVWAIFLITLAGSVVCAGVVWFFVCPWMRRKIAGRLKKEQALSRISDESLDKIPEEEEESPVFKELPGAMGTDEAVVPLTAGSERGTRDSSGELNSLANGGTVLPNGRVYGRTHSMTNGCLKSPISNGAFSFDSGHMRSDGQVYHTVHKDSGLYKDLLHKIHLGRLDDGGDRSGAAPVADNNYRLLRRNNSYTCYTAAICGMPVQPTPRSESREDNEKLVGEGGSNGGGGSGRSNSVSYSKKRVRYDSYSSYCNAVAEAEIEAEEGGVEMKLATELEGGPEEDGAPGAVPLDDLAEEEPDEKDKPEVYLLFHFLQILTACFGSFAHGGNDVSNAIGPLVALWMIYDQGGVMQDAATPIWLLFYGGIGICAGLWVWGRRVIQTMGKDLTPITPSSGFCIEVMSALTVLVASNVGCPISSTHCKVGSVVAVGWIRSKKAVDWRLFRNIFLAWFVTVPVAGLFSAAVMALFVYGILPYV from the exons ATGGATATGGAACCGTACCTGTGGATGGTCATCCTCGGCTTCATCATAGCCTTCATCCTGGCGTTCTCCGTGGGCGCCAACGACGTGGCCAACTCGTTCGGCACGGCGGTGGGCTCCGGCGTGGTGACGCTGAAGCAGGCCTGCATCCTGGCGTCCATCTTCGAGACGCTGGGCTCCATGCTGCTGGGGGCCAAGGTGGGCGAGACCATACGGAAGGGCATCATCGACGTGAACCTGTACAACGAGACGGTGCCTGTGCTGATGGCCGGGGAGGTCAGCGCCATGGTCG GCTCGGCCGCCTGGCAGCTCATCGCCTCCTTCCTCAAGCTGCCCATCTCGGGGACTCACTGCATTGTCGGCTCCACCATCGGCTTCTCCATGGTCGCCATAGGAGCCAAGGGCGTACAGTGGATGCAGCTAGTTTACATTg TGTCCTCTTGGttcatctctcccctcctctctgggcTGATGTCCGGACTCCTCTTCCTTCTCATCCGGCACTTCATTCTGAGCAAG GTTGACTCCGTCCCCAATGGCCTACGGGCGCTGCCTCTATTTTACGCCACTACGATCGGGATCAACACCTTCTCCATCATGTACACCGGAGCTCCCC TGCTAGGGCTGGAGTTGTTACCGGTCTGGGCCATATTTCTCATCACTCTGGCCGGCTCGGTGGTCTGTGCTGGGGTGGTGTGGTTCTTTGTCTGTCCCTGGATGAGGAGAAAGATAGCAG GCCGTCTGAAGAAGGAGCAGGCCCTCTCCCGGATCTCGGACGAGAGTCTGGATAAGAtcccggaggaggaagaggagagcccCGTGTTCAAGGAGCTGCCAGGGGCGATGGGCACGGACGAGGCCGTGGTGCCGCTCACTGCGGGCAGCGAGAGAGGCACCCGCGACTCCTCCGGGGAACTGAACAGCCTGGCCAACGGGGGCACCGTGCTGCCCAACGGCAGGGTGTACG GGCGGACCCACTCCATGACCAACGGCTGCCTCAAGTCGCCCATCTCCAACGGCGCCTTCAGCTTCGACAGCGGCCACATGCGCAGCGACGGCCAGGTGTACCACACGGTGCACAAGGACTCGGGCCTGTACAAGGACCTGCTGCACAAGATCCACCTGGGCCGCCTGGACGACGGCGGCGACCGCTCGGGCGCCGCGCCCGTTGCCGACAACAACTACCGCCTGCTGCGCCGCAACAACAGCTACACCTGCTACACGGCGGCCATCTGCGGCATGCCCGTGCAGCCCACGCCGCGCTCCGAGTCCCGCGAGGACAACGAGAAGCTGGTGGGCGAGGGCGGCagcaacggcggcggcggcagcggccgcAGCAACAGCGTCTCGTACTCCAAGAAGCGCGTGCGCTACGACAGCTACTCGTCGTACTGCAACGCGGTGGCGGAGGCGGAGATCGAGGCGGAGGAGGGCGGCGTGGAGATGAAGCTGGCCACGGAGCTGGAGGGCGGCCCGGAGGAGGACGGCGCCCCCGGGGCCGTGCCCCTGGACGAcctggcggaggaggagcccgACGAGAAGGACAAGCCCGAGGTGTACCTGCTCTTCCACTTCCTGCAGATCCTCACCGCCTGCTTCGGTTCCTTCGCGCACGGCGGCAACGACGTCAG TAACGCCATCGGCCCACTGGTGGCGCTGTGGATGATCTACGACCAGGGTGGCGTGATGCAGGACGCCGCGACCCCCATATGGCTGCTCTTCTACGGGGGCATTGGCATCTGTGCTGGCCTGTGGGTGTGGGGGCGTCGCGTGATCCAGACCATGGGGAAGGACCTAACCCCCATCACTCCCTCGAG CGGATTTTGCATTGAAGTAATGAGTGCGCTAACAGTGCTTGTTGCATCAAATGTGGGCTGTCCCATAAGCTCCACCCATTGCAAG gtgggctcCGTCGTGGCGGTTGGCTGGATCCGCTCAAAGAAGGCGGTGGACTGGCGGCTGTTCAGGAACATCTTCCTGGCCTGGTTCGTCACGGTGCCCGTGGCGGGCCTGTTCAGCGCCGCCGTCATGGCGCTCTTCGTCTACGGCATCCTGCCCTACgtctga